A genomic stretch from Natronomonas gomsonensis includes:
- the aceA gene encoding isocitrate lyase, whose amino-acid sequence MAHDNDGEDKVASRVQNTESIVRDVDNPAARELREKFDKQDFTFAPGLYHALDARLAEMAGLDAAYMSGYSTVLGQFGFPDLEMVTMTEMVENAKRIVEATNLPVVADADTGYGGIHNVRRAVREYEKAGVAAVHIEDQTTPKRCGHIAGKQIVSREDAKARFSAAVDAKQSEDTVIIARTDAYGSANGDWEEHLERGRIYADAGVDLVWPEMPDPSREDAVNYAETIHETHPDLDLAFNYSSSFAWSEEEDPLTFQELGDLGYQYIFITLYALHSGAHAVYEDMSNIAENDEEAQWDLEDRYLGHETESHHELSFVSRFQDIEAQFDPEAKERMEKSAGFTEDENEPLTSEQDDD is encoded by the coding sequence ATGGCACACGACAACGACGGAGAGGACAAGGTCGCAAGCCGAGTCCAGAACACCGAATCGATCGTTCGAGACGTTGACAACCCGGCCGCTCGCGAACTCCGAGAGAAGTTCGACAAGCAGGACTTCACGTTCGCACCCGGTCTCTACCACGCGCTCGACGCCCGCCTCGCCGAGATGGCCGGCCTCGACGCCGCGTACATGTCGGGCTACTCGACGGTTCTGGGCCAGTTCGGCTTCCCGGACCTCGAGATGGTCACGATGACCGAGATGGTCGAGAACGCAAAGCGCATCGTCGAAGCGACGAACCTGCCGGTCGTCGCCGACGCTGACACCGGCTACGGTGGCATCCACAACGTCCGCCGAGCCGTCCGCGAGTACGAGAAGGCCGGCGTCGCTGCGGTCCACATCGAGGACCAGACGACGCCCAAGCGCTGTGGCCACATCGCTGGCAAGCAGATCGTCTCCCGAGAGGACGCCAAGGCTCGCTTCAGCGCGGCTGTCGACGCCAAGCAGTCCGAGGATACCGTCATCATCGCCCGGACGGACGCCTACGGCTCCGCCAACGGCGACTGGGAAGAGCACCTCGAGCGCGGCCGCATCTACGCCGACGCCGGCGTCGACCTCGTCTGGCCCGAGATGCCCGACCCGTCCCGCGAGGACGCCGTCAACTACGCCGAGACCATCCACGAGACCCACCCCGACCTGGACCTCGCGTTCAACTACTCCAGCTCCTTCGCGTGGAGCGAGGAGGAGGACCCGCTCACGTTCCAGGAACTGGGCGACCTCGGCTACCAGTACATCTTCATCACGCTGTACGCCCTGCACTCCGGCGCACACGCGGTCTACGAGGACATGTCGAACATCGCCGAGAACGACGAGGAAGCACAGTGGGACCTCGAGGACCGCTACCTCGGCCACGAAACCGAGAGCCACCACGAGCTTTCGTTCGTCTCCCGCTTCCAGGACATCGAGGCGCAGTTCGACCCCGAGGCCAAGGAACGAATGGAGAAGTCCGCGGGCTTCACCGAGGACGAGAACGAGCCGCTCACGTCCGAGCAGGACGACGACTAA
- the aceB gene encoding malate synthase AceB: MDKRRHERKFVRTFFTTPTAVEGEDDSAKMLANASQLRGMEAPDVWVPDNEDATAPNMRDEGAQNIIDVVSENGADFPGEIHPRVVWHRDSPQTRYQGFQHMLEIADPANGAVDDIDGFVIPEVGDIDDWKKADEFFTIVENEHGLEEGSLKMSVIIESGSAELAMGKLRDEMGKPTNNLERMFLLVDGEVDYTKDMRAITPTGELPEWKELRHNTSRGASANGLIAVDGPFDDIRNVEGYHDRIEANNAMGMLGIWSLTPGQVVEANQSPLPPAEGSWLIDADGREVELESADGVEVYEGDRISLEETGDGYTLTVGSDTYELDDEEALHEELLGLLDYVPSMDDIVDSMEEFEAAKEAGKGAIAMTQSATVRIDGVEVDVAKDRMWDEATYQALMTPIALFQDVYENRPDQHDDLAELYSEDVVERAVEVGN, from the coding sequence ATCGACAAGCGACGACACGAGCGGAAGTTCGTCCGGACGTTCTTCACGACCCCGACGGCCGTTGAGGGCGAAGACGATTCCGCGAAGATGCTCGCGAACGCCTCCCAGCTCCGCGGCATGGAAGCCCCCGACGTGTGGGTCCCGGACAACGAGGACGCGACGGCACCGAACATGCGCGACGAGGGCGCCCAGAACATCATCGACGTTGTCTCGGAGAACGGCGCCGACTTCCCCGGCGAGATTCACCCCCGCGTCGTCTGGCACCGCGATAGCCCCCAGACGCGCTATCAGGGCTTCCAGCACATGCTCGAAATCGCCGACCCCGCAAACGGCGCCGTCGACGACATCGACGGCTTCGTCATCCCGGAAGTCGGCGACATCGACGACTGGAAGAAGGCCGACGAGTTCTTCACCATCGTCGAGAACGAACACGGCCTCGAAGAGGGTAGTCTCAAGATGTCGGTCATCATCGAGAGCGGTTCGGCCGAACTCGCGATGGGCAAGCTCCGCGACGAGATGGGCAAGCCGACCAACAACCTCGAACGCATGTTCCTGCTCGTCGACGGCGAGGTCGACTACACGAAGGACATGCGCGCCATCACGCCGACCGGCGAACTGCCGGAGTGGAAGGAACTCCGCCACAACACCTCCCGCGGTGCCAGCGCCAACGGCCTCATCGCCGTCGACGGTCCCTTCGACGACATCCGAAACGTCGAGGGCTACCACGACCGCATCGAGGCGAACAACGCCATGGGGATGCTCGGCATCTGGTCGCTGACACCGGGTCAGGTCGTCGAGGCTAACCAGTCGCCGCTGCCGCCCGCCGAGGGCAGTTGGCTCATCGACGCCGACGGCCGCGAGGTCGAACTCGAAAGCGCCGACGGCGTCGAAGTCTACGAGGGCGACCGCATCAGTCTCGAAGAGACCGGTGACGGCTACACGCTGACGGTCGGCTCCGACACCTACGAACTCGACGACGAGGAGGCGCTCCACGAGGAGCTGCTCGGCCTGCTCGATTACGTCCCCAGCATGGACGACATCGTCGACTCCATGGAGGAGTTCGAGGCCGCCAAGGAAGCCGGCAAGGGCGCCATCGCGATGACCCAGTCGGCGACCGTCCGCATCGACGGCGTCGAGGTCGACGTCGCCAAGGACCGCATGTGGGACGAGGCGACGTATCAGGCACTCATGACGCCTATCGCGCTGTTCCAGGACGTCTACGAGAACCGTCCCGACCAGCACGACGACCTCGCGGAACTGTACAGCGAGGACGTCGTCGAGCGCGCCGTCGAAGTCGGTAACTGA
- the truA gene encoding tRNA pseudouridine(38-40) synthase TruA yields MRAFRVAYDGTGYRGYQRQPHGNTVEDTLFEALSELGVDFEDGSPVGYAAAGRTDAGVSARAQTVAFEAPEWLRPRALNGELPADVRAWADADVPASFHATHDAVERTYRYFLYAPDLDVERAAEVCTQLSGEHDFHNLTPDETGTERDLSVSVERDGSFLVVDCRAGGFARELVRRVVSLLEAVATGEREAAFLERVLSAERLSGPDGVAPAAPEPLVLLDVRYRGVEFTVDEAAAESVHEVFDRRRRERLAGARVAETLAGDRQRG; encoded by the coding sequence ATGCGCGCCTTTCGGGTGGCCTACGACGGGACCGGCTATCGAGGGTATCAGCGCCAACCCCACGGCAACACCGTCGAAGATACGCTGTTCGAGGCGCTGTCGGAACTCGGCGTCGACTTCGAGGATGGGTCGCCGGTCGGCTACGCCGCGGCGGGTCGGACCGACGCCGGCGTCTCCGCACGCGCCCAGACGGTCGCCTTCGAGGCGCCCGAGTGGCTCCGGCCGCGGGCGCTTAACGGCGAACTGCCGGCCGACGTGCGGGCGTGGGCAGACGCCGACGTTCCGGCGTCGTTTCACGCCACACACGACGCCGTCGAGCGGACGTATCGGTACTTCCTGTACGCGCCGGACCTCGATGTCGAGCGGGCCGCCGAAGTCTGTACACAACTCTCCGGGGAACACGACTTCCACAATCTCACGCCCGACGAGACGGGCACCGAACGGGACCTCTCGGTGAGCGTCGAACGCGACGGCTCGTTTCTCGTCGTCGACTGTCGGGCCGGCGGCTTCGCCCGGGAACTCGTCCGCCGGGTGGTGTCGCTGCTCGAAGCCGTCGCGACCGGCGAGCGCGAGGCGGCGTTCCTCGAGCGGGTACTTTCGGCGGAGCGACTCTCCGGTCCCGACGGGGTCGCCCCCGCTGCCCCCGAACCGCTGGTGTTGCTCGACGTTCGCTACCGGGGCGTCGAGTTCACCGTCGACGAGGCAGCAGCCGAAAGCGTCCACGAGGTGTTCGACCGGCGGCGCCGCGAACGGTTGGCGGGCGCACGCGTCGCCGAGACGCTCGCGGGCGACCGACAGCGGGGATGA
- the pepF gene encoding oligoendopeptidase F — protein MSSVPERSDIDEAYTWDLTDLFADDEAWEDAYETVEERLEDLRAYEGRVAEDAETLQEILELRESVMREVSNVAAYARMRKDEDTTNQQYQALSARAQSLAADASSAASFIEPELQELDRAAIDEFVESNSDLSEYDHYFDDVLRMKPHTRSAEIEELLADLSEVTGAAGDVYNMLTNADMEFPSVDVDGEPQRITLSNFTKLQKHPDRDVRRRVYEAFYDEWSEYRNSVGTAYKNSVKADSKLAAARNYDSAREAALDGPNVPAEVYDTLVETVESNLDVLHRHADLKRDALGVEELKMWDLYAPLADSESPDLPYEEAKDHVIDAVEPLGDAYQERMAEGLESRWVDVYETANKQSGAYSGGTYDSQPYILMNYQDDIASMYTLAHELGHSMHSELTSEEQPYVYSGYEIFVAEVASTVNEALLTHHLLETVDDETFRRHVIDEYLERFRSTLFRQTMFASFEHRAHELSEAGEALTPDRLDGIYRDLKEDYYEPADVDDHIAREWMRIPHFYRAYYVYQYATGISAANAIVDRIREDGEGAAADYREFLRSGSREYPLELLETAGIDMSSPAPVESAIETYDEMVAEFERLR, from the coding sequence ATGAGTTCGGTTCCAGAACGGAGTGACATCGACGAGGCGTACACGTGGGACCTCACGGACCTTTTTGCCGACGACGAGGCGTGGGAGGACGCCTACGAGACGGTCGAAGAGCGACTCGAGGACCTCAGGGCCTACGAGGGCCGCGTCGCCGAGGACGCCGAAACCCTCCAAGAGATACTGGAACTTCGGGAGTCGGTGATGCGTGAGGTGTCGAACGTCGCCGCCTACGCGCGGATGCGGAAAGACGAGGATACGACGAACCAGCAGTATCAGGCGCTGTCGGCGCGGGCGCAGTCGCTGGCGGCCGACGCCTCTAGTGCGGCGAGCTTCATCGAACCCGAACTGCAGGAACTCGACCGAGCGGCGATAGACGAGTTCGTCGAGTCCAACTCCGACCTCTCGGAGTACGACCATTACTTCGACGACGTGTTGCGGATGAAACCCCACACCCGGTCGGCGGAAATCGAGGAACTGCTGGCGGATTTGAGCGAGGTGACGGGCGCGGCCGGCGACGTGTACAACATGCTGACGAACGCCGACATGGAGTTCCCCTCGGTCGATGTCGACGGCGAACCGCAGCGCATCACGCTGTCGAACTTCACGAAACTCCAGAAACACCCCGACCGGGACGTTCGCCGGCGGGTGTACGAGGCGTTCTACGACGAGTGGAGCGAGTACCGCAACTCGGTCGGGACGGCCTACAAAAACAGCGTGAAGGCCGACTCGAAACTCGCGGCAGCGCGGAACTACGACTCCGCACGGGAGGCCGCACTCGACGGCCCGAACGTCCCCGCTGAGGTGTACGACACGCTGGTCGAGACGGTGGAGTCGAACCTCGACGTGCTCCATCGACACGCCGACCTAAAACGCGACGCCCTCGGAGTCGAGGAGTTGAAGATGTGGGACCTCTACGCACCGCTCGCTGATTCCGAAAGTCCCGACCTCCCCTACGAGGAGGCCAAAGACCACGTCATCGACGCCGTCGAACCGCTCGGGGACGCCTATCAGGAACGGATGGCGGAGGGCTTGGAGTCCCGGTGGGTCGACGTCTACGAGACGGCGAACAAGCAGTCGGGAGCCTACAGCGGCGGCACCTACGACAGCCAGCCCTACATCCTGATGAACTATCAGGACGACATCGCCTCGATGTACACGCTGGCCCACGAACTCGGACACTCGATGCACTCGGAGTTGACGAGCGAGGAACAGCCCTACGTGTACTCCGGCTACGAGATTTTCGTCGCGGAGGTCGCCTCGACGGTCAACGAGGCGCTGCTCACCCACCACCTGCTGGAGACCGTCGACGACGAGACGTTCCGTCGGCACGTCATCGACGAGTACCTCGAACGGTTCCGGTCGACGCTGTTCCGACAGACGATGTTCGCCTCCTTCGAACACCGCGCTCACGAACTGAGCGAGGCCGGCGAGGCGCTGACTCCGGACCGACTCGACGGCATCTACCGCGACCTCAAGGAGGACTACTACGAACCCGCCGACGTCGACGACCATATCGCCCGCGAGTGGATGCGTATCCCGCATTTCTATCGCGCCTACTACGTCTACCAGTACGCGACGGGCATCTCGGCTGCCAACGCCATCGTCGACCGCATCCGTGAAGACGGCGAGGGGGCGGCGGCCGACTACCGCGAGTTCTTGCGGTCGGGCTCTCGCGAATATCCGCTGGAACTGCTCGAAACCGCCGGCATCGACATGTCGTCGCCGGCTCCTGTCGAGTCTGCCATCGAGACGTACGACGAGATGGTCGCCGAGTTCGAGCGACTCAGATAG
- the pan2 gene encoding proteasome-activating nucleotidase Pan2, producing MSHSPSLPDRPTLDLDPEMSESERLSALRDHYIDVARVHDELSAQLESARSRQSELREEVSALQEENEALKTSSLYIATVEELTDDQALLKQHGNNQEVLTDVSPRLYDRIEAGDRVAINDSFAIQTLLDTETDARAQAMEISEKPGVDYEDIGGLESQIQEVREAVEDPLTNPEKFESVGIEPPTGVLLHGPPGTGKTMLAKAVANQTDATFIKMAGSELVQKFIGEGARLVRDLFELAAEREPAIIFIDEIDAIASKRTESKTSGDAEVQRTMMQLLSEMDGFDQRGDISIIAATNRFDMLDRAILRPGRFDRLIEVPEPDIEGREQILRIHTQRMNLADSVDLAELAEETEGLSGAELESLATEAGMFAIRDNRTEVVEADFLEALDKVTREESPGKPIAFY from the coding sequence ATGTCGCATAGTCCTTCGCTCCCCGACCGGCCGACGTTGGACCTCGACCCCGAGATGTCGGAGTCCGAACGGCTCTCGGCGCTTCGGGACCACTACATCGACGTCGCACGCGTCCACGACGAACTGTCGGCACAACTGGAGTCCGCACGGTCGCGGCAGTCGGAACTTCGCGAGGAGGTTTCGGCGCTCCAGGAGGAAAACGAGGCGCTGAAAACCTCCTCGCTGTACATCGCGACGGTCGAGGAACTCACCGACGACCAAGCGTTGCTCAAACAGCACGGCAACAACCAGGAAGTCCTCACGGACGTTTCGCCGCGGCTGTACGACCGCATCGAGGCCGGCGACCGCGTCGCCATCAACGACTCCTTCGCCATCCAGACGCTGTTGGACACCGAGACGGACGCCCGCGCACAGGCGATGGAGATTTCGGAGAAACCGGGCGTCGACTACGAGGACATCGGCGGTCTCGAAAGCCAGATTCAGGAGGTTCGGGAGGCAGTCGAGGACCCACTCACCAACCCCGAGAAGTTCGAATCCGTCGGCATCGAACCGCCGACCGGCGTCCTGTTGCACGGGCCACCGGGCACCGGGAAGACGATGCTGGCGAAGGCCGTCGCCAACCAGACCGACGCCACCTTCATCAAGATGGCCGGCTCCGAGTTGGTCCAGAAGTTCATCGGCGAGGGCGCACGCCTCGTCCGTGACCTCTTCGAGTTGGCCGCCGAACGCGAACCCGCCATCATCTTCATCGACGAAATCGACGCCATCGCCTCCAAACGGACGGAATCGAAGACCTCCGGCGACGCCGAGGTCCAGCGGACGATGATGCAACTGCTCTCCGAGATGGACGGCTTCGACCAGCGCGGCGATATCTCCATCATCGCGGCGACGAACCGCTTCGACATGCTCGACCGCGCTATCCTCCGTCCCGGCCGCTTCGACCGCCTCATCGAAGTGCCCGAACCGGACATCGAGGGCCGCGAACAGATTCTCCGCATCCACACCCAGCGGATGAACCTCGCAGACAGCGTCGACCTCGCGGAACTCGCCGAGGAAACGGAGGGCCTCTCGGGCGCCGAACTCGAGAGTCTCGCCACCGAGGCTGGCATGTTCGCCATTCGCGACAACCGTACCGAAGTGGTCGAGGCCGACTTCCTGGAAGCCCTCGATAAGGTTACCCGCGAGGAATCGCCCGGGAAACCCATTGCGTTCTACTGA
- a CDS encoding heme-binding protein → MVRRRPPGTEEGWYALHDLRRIDWDAWREAPERTRQRALEEGIDYLQNHEAVVDAEEGGSAVFSIVGHKADLMILHLRPTLEHLDRAERRFESTALAEFTERASSYVSVTEVSGYMHEDLTDGLDDIEDAGMRNYMKQRIYPEIPDAEHVCFYPMDKRRGPEHNWYDLPFEERKEYMSAHGDIGREYAGKVTQIITGSVGLDDHEWGVTLFADDMTDIKHLLYEMRFDPSSSKFAEFGPFYVGRRFPSSDLGALFAGETVPADDSADGESANSHAESEEDHSTDEDDSGGRPSTDADHEVVAPSTFTRRAGTYGVDVAETDAGYGLLFESDADAGTLEESVDELRGNFDHYDTHVLTEVRTSDGSVAIVSLWANERAANTASGFLADLPGVTGGVGAPLDDEEPTAGDSEGDSEDEQDSSGGGRPDTGGPEHEEVDVEEFQRRVHRFGIDLTEHPDAGYALLFHSDTPAEDLVDEVDGLRGNFEHYDTHVLTTVRADSGDTAVVSLWANERAANTASGFLADLPGSGPGVGAALGDESADSADEADTYGTDEDDDIRGELEELNIYAGQPHGEDVYALVLYSEADSEELREELDGLRERFEHYDTHVKSAVYGDEHGDDRTAIVSIWDTKEAADTAGGFLSELPGVVARAGEESGFSTMGMFYTVKPEYREEFVDTFEEVGDALDDMEGHFETRLMVNETDENDMFIASQWREKDDAMAFFRSEDFRETVQWGREVLDGRPRHVFLA, encoded by the coding sequence ATGGTACGACGACGACCGCCGGGGACCGAAGAAGGGTGGTACGCGCTCCACGACCTCCGCCGTATCGACTGGGACGCGTGGCGCGAGGCACCCGAACGGACCCGACAGCGGGCGCTCGAAGAGGGCATCGACTACTTGCAGAACCACGAGGCGGTGGTCGACGCCGAAGAGGGCGGGTCGGCCGTCTTCTCTATCGTCGGTCACAAGGCCGACCTCATGATACTGCATCTGCGGCCGACGCTGGAACACCTCGACCGCGCCGAGCGCCGCTTCGAGTCGACGGCACTCGCGGAATTCACCGAACGTGCCTCCTCGTACGTCTCCGTCACCGAGGTTTCGGGGTACATGCACGAGGACCTCACCGACGGCCTCGACGACATCGAGGACGCGGGGATGCGCAACTACATGAAACAGCGCATCTACCCGGAGATTCCGGACGCCGAACACGTCTGTTTCTACCCGATGGACAAGCGTCGCGGTCCGGAGCACAACTGGTACGACCTCCCCTTCGAGGAGCGCAAGGAGTACATGTCCGCCCACGGTGACATCGGACGGGAGTACGCCGGCAAGGTGACCCAGATAATCACCGGCAGCGTCGGCCTCGACGACCACGAGTGGGGCGTCACGCTGTTCGCCGACGACATGACCGACATCAAACACCTGCTGTACGAGATGCGGTTCGACCCCTCCTCCTCGAAGTTCGCGGAGTTCGGACCATTCTACGTCGGCCGTCGGTTCCCGTCGTCCGACCTCGGCGCGCTGTTCGCCGGCGAGACCGTCCCGGCCGACGACAGCGCCGACGGAGAGTCCGCCAATTCGCACGCCGAAAGCGAAGAAGACCACAGCACCGACGAGGACGACAGCGGCGGGCGGCCCTCGACCGACGCCGACCACGAGGTCGTCGCCCCCAGCACGTTCACCCGGAGGGCCGGTACCTACGGCGTCGACGTAGCCGAAACGGACGCGGGCTACGGCCTCCTCTTCGAATCCGACGCCGACGCCGGCACCCTCGAAGAGTCCGTCGACGAACTCCGGGGGAACTTCGACCACTACGACACCCACGTCCTCACCGAAGTCCGAACGAGCGACGGCTCTGTGGCAATCGTCTCGCTGTGGGCCAACGAACGTGCCGCCAACACCGCCTCCGGCTTCCTCGCCGACCTGCCGGGCGTCACCGGCGGCGTCGGGGCGCCGCTCGACGACGAAGAGCCCACTGCGGGCGATTCCGAGGGCGATTCCGAAGACGAACAGGACTCCTCGGGCGGCGGTCGTCCCGACACCGGTGGCCCCGAACACGAGGAAGTCGACGTCGAGGAGTTCCAGCGTCGCGTCCACCGCTTCGGCATCGATTTGACGGAACACCCTGATGCGGGCTACGCCTTACTGTTCCACTCCGACACTCCTGCGGAGGACCTCGTCGACGAGGTCGACGGACTCCGAGGGAACTTCGAGCACTACGACACCCACGTCCTCACGACCGTCCGTGCCGATTCGGGGGACACCGCCGTCGTCTCGCTGTGGGCCAACGAACGCGCCGCCAACACCGCCTCCGGCTTCCTCGCCGACCTGCCCGGTTCCGGTCCCGGCGTGGGCGCCGCCCTCGGGGACGAATCGGCCGACAGCGCCGACGAGGCCGACACCTACGGTACCGACGAGGACGACGACATCCGCGGGGAACTGGAGGAATTGAACATCTACGCCGGACAACCGCACGGCGAAGACGTCTATGCCCTGGTGTTGTACTCCGAGGCCGACTCCGAGGAACTCCGCGAGGAACTCGACGGCCTCCGGGAGCGGTTCGAACACTACGACACCCACGTCAAATCCGCCGTCTACGGCGATGAACATGGTGACGACCGAACCGCTATCGTCTCAATCTGGGACACCAAGGAGGCCGCCGACACCGCCGGCGGGTTCCTCTCGGAGTTGCCCGGCGTCGTCGCTCGCGCCGGCGAGGAAAGCGGCTTCAGCACGATGGGGATGTTCTACACCGTCAAACCGGAGTACCGCGAGGAGTTCGTCGACACCTTCGAGGAGGTCGGCGACGCCCTCGACGACATGGAGGGCCACTTCGAGACGCGGCTCATGGTCAACGAAACCGACGAGAACGACATGTTCATCGCGAGTCAGTGGCGCGAGAAGGACGACGCCATGGCCTTCTTCCGCTCTGAGGACTTCCGTGAGACCGTCCAGTGGGGCCGGGAAGTCCTCGACGGCCGACCGCGACACGTCTTCCTCGCCTGA
- a CDS encoding DUF7123 family protein: MSTNASTQSAYRSRKAKRLVEYLRAEAERNDGDLYIKGKFIADDVDLSPKEIGALLSNLQGSVHGLTIEKWSYTSATTWRISSA, translated from the coding sequence ATGAGTACGAACGCCTCCACCCAATCGGCGTATCGCTCCCGGAAAGCGAAGCGACTCGTCGAGTACCTCCGTGCGGAGGCCGAACGCAACGACGGCGACCTCTACATCAAAGGGAAATTCATCGCCGACGACGTGGACCTCTCCCCGAAGGAAATCGGCGCGCTGTTGTCGAACCTCCAGGGGTCGGTCCACGGACTCACAATCGAGAAGTGGTCCTACACCTCCGCGACCACGTGGCGAATCTCCTCGGCCTGA